In one window of Pseudoalteromonas espejiana DSM 9414 DNA:
- a CDS encoding ACP phosphodiesterase — protein MNYLAHLYLAKPTADSHFGNLLGDFGGKRHVEQLPNTVKNALNNHYLVDKFTDSHPLVKEAKQYFSPERKRFAGVAIDVVFDHFLIMHWQRFNQQPLSDFKYNSFALLNKRMPIMPPRMQQAVTSMTKNDWFKEYETINGIGLALDNIAKRIRFTNNFAGTAEDITRNYHELEAVFLAFFPELIEHVKESGLESGY, from the coding sequence GTGAATTATTTAGCTCACCTTTATTTAGCAAAGCCTACAGCCGATTCGCACTTTGGAAATTTACTAGGTGATTTTGGTGGTAAAAGGCATGTAGAACAATTGCCAAACACAGTTAAAAACGCGCTAAACAACCATTACTTAGTCGATAAATTTACCGACTCTCACCCGTTAGTAAAAGAAGCCAAACAGTACTTTTCACCCGAGCGTAAGCGCTTTGCAGGCGTGGCTATTGACGTGGTGTTTGATCACTTTTTAATTATGCATTGGCAGCGCTTTAATCAGCAGCCTTTAAGCGACTTTAAGTACAATAGCTTTGCGCTTTTAAATAAACGTATGCCTATTATGCCGCCGCGCATGCAACAGGCTGTAACCAGTATGACCAAAAACGATTGGTTTAAAGAGTACGAAACAATTAATGGAATAGGGCTTGCGCTCGATAACATAGCCAAACGCATTCGTTTTACTAATAACTTTGCGGGTACTGCAGAGGATATAACGCGTAACTACCATGAATTAGAAGCGGTATTTTTAGCATTTTTTCCTGAGTTAATTGAGCATGTGAAAGAAAGCGGCCTTGAGAGCGGTTATT
- a CDS encoding DUF4235 domain-containing protein, whose product MSNKQLITTIGIGLAAASAGMLTRKTLQKSWEKVTNEPAPKDKPSESTDLKEAVTWAVVSGIGAGAARMAVRYVLDKRKSK is encoded by the coding sequence ATGAGTAATAAACAACTAATTACGACGATAGGTATAGGTCTCGCTGCTGCTTCTGCTGGTATGTTAACAAGGAAAACTTTACAAAAGTCGTGGGAAAAGGTTACCAACGAACCAGCCCCTAAAGATAAACCAAGTGAGAGCACAGATCTTAAAGAAGCCGTTACATGGGCGGTAGTCTCAGGTATTGGAGCGGGCGCTGCAAGAATGGCCGTACGTTACGTACTAGATAAGCGTAAATCTAAGTAG
- a CDS encoding virginiamycin B lyase family protein translates to MRKNRFLFNKHVVAMAALGALAAPLPVLSNEPGVLVEQLCASCHSLNNLERSAGYSQADWQTLISYMVDTGEGTALSQDISTYLAKHYPVNTKRESTVVKGDLKLSFKYWQVPTLGQRARDPVQGKNGLIWWVGQWGNILGRLNPKTGEMKEYTLPSGTYAHSVSLDKNQTPWFLGNKNGTVGYLDLKTEKFKVYEMPDKNARDPHTGVFDNAGIFWFTLQHSNMVGKLNPKSGDIQLVTLPTKGSRPYGIKLDSNGTPWVSCNGSNCLVKVDKNTMALSEIKLPGAKTHTRRLAITPDDMVFYVNSGMGKLGRYNPKNGNITQWDNPSGKNSHPYAIEYADSAIWFNESAKRPETLVRFDLNTETMQSWQIPSKEGVYSGLIRHMRMGNNGLIIHQTATNQLAEITWSK, encoded by the coding sequence ATGCGTAAAAATCGATTTTTATTTAATAAACACGTTGTGGCAATGGCTGCGCTAGGGGCTTTGGCTGCGCCGCTGCCTGTATTGAGTAATGAGCCTGGGGTATTAGTTGAGCAGCTTTGTGCCAGTTGCCATAGTTTAAACAACCTAGAGCGCAGTGCGGGTTATAGCCAAGCGGATTGGCAAACACTAATAAGCTATATGGTTGATACAGGCGAGGGTACTGCGCTTAGTCAAGATATAAGCACGTATTTGGCAAAGCACTACCCTGTTAACACTAAGCGTGAGTCAACGGTGGTAAAAGGCGATTTAAAACTTAGCTTTAAATACTGGCAAGTTCCTACGCTTGGGCAGCGCGCTCGTGACCCCGTGCAAGGTAAAAACGGACTTATTTGGTGGGTTGGCCAGTGGGGCAATATTTTAGGTAGGTTAAACCCTAAAACCGGTGAAATGAAAGAGTACACTTTGCCAAGTGGTACGTACGCGCACAGTGTATCGCTTGATAAAAACCAAACCCCTTGGTTTTTAGGCAATAAAAATGGCACGGTTGGGTATTTAGATTTAAAAACCGAAAAATTTAAAGTGTATGAAATGCCTGATAAAAACGCCCGAGACCCACATACTGGCGTGTTTGATAACGCAGGCATTTTTTGGTTTACCCTGCAGCACAGCAACATGGTTGGTAAGCTAAATCCTAAAAGTGGCGATATTCAACTGGTTACTTTGCCCACTAAAGGCTCGCGACCTTATGGTATAAAGCTTGATTCAAACGGGACGCCTTGGGTGTCGTGTAATGGCAGTAACTGTTTGGTTAAAGTTGATAAAAACACCATGGCGCTTAGCGAAATAAAACTCCCTGGTGCTAAAACCCATACTAGGCGCCTTGCTATTACACCTGATGATATGGTGTTTTATGTAAACTCTGGCATGGGCAAACTTGGCCGCTATAACCCTAAAAACGGCAATATCACCCAGTGGGATAACCCAAGCGGTAAAAACAGCCATCCGTATGCCATTGAATATGCCGACAGCGCTATTTGGTTTAATGAGTCGGCTAAACGCCCCGAAACGTTAGTTAGGTTTGATCTTAATACCGAAACCATGCAGAGCTGGCAAATTCCGAGTAAAGAAGGCGTTTACTCTGGCCTAATTAGGCACATGCGTATGGGTAATAACGGTCTCATTATTCATCAAACAGCGACCAATCAATTAGCCGAAATTACCTGGAGTAAGTAA
- a CDS encoding lipoprotein, which yields MKKILWLLLALIYLSGCDIQHSESKVLNKPNEVPGKAFWVGGLDGGVFALIDKSKNLEPNEYYGKIYYVSGDTAYIGKMILLPKNSGAIDYLNPKIYQGWDGNTLYLEGNKQLKVHQ from the coding sequence ATGAAAAAAATACTATGGCTATTACTAGCCCTTATATATCTATCAGGTTGTGATATTCAACATAGCGAATCTAAAGTGCTTAATAAACCAAATGAAGTACCAGGTAAGGCATTTTGGGTCGGCGGTTTAGATGGAGGTGTATTTGCTTTAATAGATAAAAGTAAAAATTTAGAACCAAATGAATACTATGGAAAAATATATTATGTTTCGGGAGATACAGCTTATATAGGTAAAATGATTCTATTACCAAAAAATAGTGGCGCTATAGATTACCTAAACCCAAAAATTTACCAAGGGTGGGATGGAAATACTTTGTACCTTGAAGGAAATAAGCAACTTAAGGTTCATCAGTGA
- a CDS encoding CPBP family glutamic-type intramembrane protease codes for MEDAFIAVFANVGVIFILTLILKALNKVDINITWSLISLGIFTCYVFALFRGAEVIPLDIFFADLSWNWSGKIAVIILWGCVLFALAKYKRGFSIVDAGFTFRQIEGSTKPALIVLCLFVMLQAIVSLFWSGEPRYDLETLLYQATMPGLDEEPMFRGVLLFCISLAIVSKRYCLAGAPLNVGGLLLVLLFGLLHGVMFSDGEWHFLLISILLTGSYGFILLWLRERTGSLIFPVIAHNCVNVVGQLI; via the coding sequence ATGGAAGATGCATTTATAGCCGTATTTGCAAATGTCGGTGTTATTTTTATTTTAACTTTAATACTAAAAGCACTTAATAAAGTTGATATAAACATAACTTGGTCTTTGATCTCATTAGGGATTTTTACGTGTTACGTTTTTGCTTTATTCAGAGGCGCTGAAGTTATTCCTTTAGATATATTTTTTGCTGATTTGTCTTGGAATTGGTCTGGCAAGATAGCTGTAATTATTTTGTGGGGGTGTGTACTTTTCGCTCTAGCTAAATATAAACGTGGTTTTAGTATTGTCGATGCAGGTTTTACTTTTAGGCAGATTGAAGGCTCTACAAAGCCAGCTTTAATTGTTTTGTGCTTGTTTGTAATGTTACAAGCCATTGTTTCTTTGTTTTGGAGTGGCGAACCTCGTTATGATTTAGAAACATTACTTTATCAAGCTACCATGCCTGGGTTAGACGAAGAACCTATGTTTAGAGGGGTTTTACTATTTTGTATATCCTTAGCAATAGTATCAAAGCGATACTGTTTGGCGGGCGCGCCATTAAATGTAGGTGGATTATTGTTAGTCTTGTTATTTGGTTTGTTACACGGAGTTATGTTTAGCGATGGCGAGTGGCACTTTTTGTTAATCTCTATCTTATTAACGGGGAGTTATGGCTTTATATTACTGTGGCTAAGAGAGCGCACAGGGAGCTTAATATTCCCCGTTATTGCCCATAATTGCGTTAATGTTGTTGGGCAATTAATTTAA
- a CDS encoding transposase, with protein MSRPLRIEYENAFYHVMNRGRGRENTFLSDDDFKHFLYCIEQASLRFNIEVHSYCLMTNHYHLLIKTPDANLGRAMKHINGLYTQYFNRTYNTDGALFRGRYKAVLVDADNYLVHVSRYIHRNPIEASTPLVDELIDYKWSSYSAFIKKTATPKWLVRDFIFSLQGKKRKYAAYKQFVEYENNEEISAFYSAKKLLSVLGCEDFIENIKDYIAKPDSERKLVSKKHSVDDVIVYLAQYFNVEVNEIITVEKGRKKKNLPRWFAIKLCQDLTGLNLQALAAVFNVEHYSTISKAVGRLNKLMVEDEKVKLQLEKLRDCLMSEVKI; from the coding sequence ATGTCTAGACCGCTGCGAATAGAGTATGAAAATGCGTTTTATCATGTGATGAATCGCGGCAGAGGGCGTGAAAATACCTTTTTGAGTGATGACGATTTTAAGCATTTTTTATATTGCATTGAACAAGCAAGCCTTCGCTTTAATATTGAAGTGCATTCGTATTGTTTAATGACCAATCATTACCACCTACTAATAAAAACCCCAGATGCAAACTTAGGCAGAGCCATGAAACATATTAATGGTCTCTATACGCAATATTTTAATAGAACATACAATACAGATGGTGCACTGTTTAGAGGTCGCTATAAGGCTGTGCTGGTGGATGCTGATAATTACTTAGTACACGTTAGTCGTTACATACATCGTAACCCAATAGAGGCCAGTACACCGCTAGTAGATGAACTCATTGACTATAAATGGTCTAGCTATTCAGCTTTTATCAAAAAAACAGCGACGCCAAAATGGTTAGTTCGAGACTTTATATTTTCGCTGCAAGGTAAAAAGCGTAAATATGCTGCTTACAAACAGTTTGTTGAATATGAAAATAATGAAGAGATAAGCGCTTTTTATAGTGCTAAAAAGTTATTGTCGGTTTTGGGTTGTGAGGACTTTATTGAAAATATAAAAGACTATATTGCCAAGCCAGATAGCGAAAGAAAGCTTGTTAGTAAAAAGCACTCAGTAGATGATGTTATAGTTTACTTAGCTCAATACTTTAATGTTGAAGTTAATGAGATTATAACGGTTGAAAAGGGGCGAAAAAAGAAAAATTTACCACGCTGGTTTGCTATTAAATTATGCCAAGATTTAACAGGGTTAAATTTGCAGGCATTAGCAGCTGTTTTTAATGTTGAGCATTATTCGACGATATCGAAAGCTGTTGGTAGGTTGAATAAATTAATGGTTGAAGATGAAAAGGTTAAATTACAATTGGAAAAACTTCGAGATTGTTTAATGTCTGAAGTCAAGATTTGA